A DNA window from Halichondria panicea chromosome 16, odHalPani1.1, whole genome shotgun sequence contains the following coding sequences:
- the LOC135349951 gene encoding headcase protein homolog translates to MPVAREKDQRRTTSTSSDGPSSATPPTQFFPGEWDPNDHNGGRALTEAVQPCCSPKCTVLTDIDPASPEPDSVKMICSNEKCSFSSFMHATCFTNFEEQMLSCLRGMSRARNWTEKQRRQNLWTKKGYDLIYKMSACRCVKGALRRDLSFTGVEDKTKRKRKKSNSSEKVGIPVRSVNGITRSRSRTSGRSNSDSISSENGAAYMQPFAHRGDYRVFEKVLPRHLINSYHIKMEDDGYGAGDETRSFVLSSLAFHHTSQVNCVLCATTMSVYDQFPLIDGTFFLSPIKPAGCSLEVEGKEDDSSFLSAVCLCCMAGVNRVCCRFCSTLWNGNLHQLGTMYTYNILSSFPCCGASVQCNHCQQQLVDPTKITLSFCQLSSQVKCSHCGSVDYHYIKPLSRFNISKSH, encoded by the coding sequence ATGCCGGTGGCACGCGAGAAGGACCAACGAAGGACGACCTCGACAAGCTCTGATGGGCCCTCCTCTGCCACACCCCCTACACAATTCTTCCCTGGCGAGTGGGACCCAAATGACCACAATGGAGGGCGGGCACTAACTGAGGCAGTACAGCCGTGTTGTAGTCCCAAGTGCACGGTGTTGACGGATATTGATCCGGCAAGTCCCGAACCAGATTCTGTGAAGATGATCTGCAGCAACGAAAAGTGTTCCTTTAGTTCGTTCATGCACGCTACGTGTTTTACCAACTTTGAAGAGCAAATGTTGAGCTGTTTGCGAGGAATGAGCCGAGCTCGAAACTGGACCGAAAAGCAACGGAGACAGAACCTGTGGACTAAGAAAGGCTACGATCTCATTTACAAAATGTCTGCCTGTCGCTGTGTGAAGGGTGCCCTCAGACGTGACCTCAGCTTTACCGGAGTAGAGGACAAAACGAAGAGAAAGCGAAAAAAGTCTAATAGCAGTGAGAAAGTGGGGATCCCTGTTCGATCTGTGAATGGAATAACTCGTTCTCGATCACGAACCAGTGGAAGGAGCAATAGCGATTCTATCTCCAGTGAGAATGGTGCTGCCTACATGCAACCGTTTGCTCATCGTGGTGACTACCGTGTTTTTGAGAAGGTGCTACCACGTCATCTGATCAACTCGTACCACATCAAGATGGAGGACGATGGATATGGTGCGGGGGACGAAACTAGATCTTTTGTGCTCAGCAGTTTGGCATTTCATCACACCAGCCAGGTGAACTGTGTTCTCTGCGCTACCACGATGTCTGTCTACGACCAGTTCCCTCTAATTGATGGCACTTTCTTCTTGTCTCCAATCAAACCTGCCGGCTGCTCCCTAGAGGTCGAGGGAAAAGAGGACGATTCTTCGTTTCTGTCTGCAGTGTGTCTCTGTTGCATGGCCGGTGTTAACAGGGTCTGCTGTCGATTCTGCTCTACGTTATGGAATGGAAACCTTCACCAACTTGGAACGATGTACACGTACAACATTCTCTCATCTTTTCCGTGCTGTGGAGCAAGTGTGCAGTGCAATCATTGTCAGCAACAGCTGGTGGACCCTACGAAGATTACGCTGAGCTTCTGTCAACTCTCCTCGCAAGTCAAGTGCTCTCATTGTGGCTCTGTGGACTATCACTACATCAAGCCTCTCTCCCGGTTCAACATATCAAAGAGTCACTGA
- the LOC135349912 gene encoding dual oxidase-like, with product MHMALVKACLLVLACASAAMAQGYTGALDDLSITYTLEADIQIDNAADRQMINENIRFNESISSRIYFEWQGYDGWFNNPAHPDWGGADMPMERKTPTAYPDGSYRIVEENSRGNVILISNITQYGLTGQGSQRRTAFFTFFGQQVVEEMLDAQRPGCIPEYEDMRIPKCHPQFDPDCRTDRYIPFLRNRYDFRTGYSPNNPRQQLNEITPWMDGGLVYGPFKAWTDVIRRFQDGDLAFIAFPNNTGETEIANQFPSRNDAGLPLANPPPPANNSLFPVNRFWTIGNPRGDENPFLLTMGILWFRVHQYWAQQLRTVGYMAHPDEPEFEEDEWLFNRARQFTIATYQHVVLHNWLPLFIPRMFTNGTIPDYDKTPGYSAYGGYNPAINPQIAHIFQAAAMRWGHTVVTPGIWRRALTEDPTECQFGPTVSDSYGFSNSFLARINPTREWNRWRDLTELVDGLPPTGATDEQETLRKFVGDSAEENATSYTDGPLDHFAIRTCNGYWNPQVTVSKTNVDPFYLGMTSQRTEREDTIITADLRGNVFGPLDFTRRDLMAVNLQRAREEGLPDFNQARLAYGLPRINSFEELNPLYGVDDLVTRGIEDLRDVYNNDIDRCDIWACALAETIPSDYDNDDSILRNMSGPGELFSTVLFDQFMRIRHADRFWYENWESNGIFTEAEYNSIRQLDVRQLIILTTHIRNVDLGPNPFEITNAVCPQPFQLSELYMDDCTNLENFDYYTGSDYELPIVWAFVFLAIGIIILIMVCLAAYNQHRRNQLYASGRSRGQKKVEGDEDVVGPDGDILVAWELRAGLKDETRQVSVKFGPGKRIKLYSEGTVYREIDLRNQTEVTIQRPFDDYMHFVIKIAHEYDVVIRTFSAQDRTTFIDKIETKLNDFGIGHTIEEPQKKIMLQSVFTKKQRQDLLENFFKAVFREGGQTSTVGISESRNDILECELTRAEFADAMSLKSDSLFVEQMFQLIDQDGNGFVSFREFLDMIVIFAKGSPEDKIKLMFDMYDIDRRGILDRASFKKMLKAMMELVNTQVSGEQMDTLIESMFTSAGFQNKQELTLEDFNVLLRDHKEQLSSAHLNVSGFDLPEVEIQKKKPEEASEAVPSRYRSRENATARARRTIIKAYGRTTKGDPRTKEAAATGEDTGSEPTFDIPVQKRAMSQTWLGRQLAIIIRYIENYKLHIFYLSVYFWVVVMIFVERGHYYGVEREHTGLRRIAGHGVTITRGAASGMMFTYSILLLTMARNFITYFRETVFNYYIPFDSYITFHKIVALTALFFTFMHAIGHGFNFYHITTQTANDLTCIFREVYHRTHVLPKFSYWVFLTMTGFAGFFATVFTIIIFVFATQYARRYTFRAFWITHHWYVMFYILTFLHGSGRLVQDPLFGNFFLGPGIIYAIDLLISVGRRKAEVAVVRAEILPSLVVGVYFKRPLTFDYKAGQWLKVASAALNPGEFHSFTISSAPHEEYLSLHIRAVGPWTYNFRDHYNPANLRGQPYPKLYLDGPFGEGHQDWNRFEVAVLVGGGIGVTPFASILKELVHRFNIGARVECKKVFFIWTTRTQKQYEWFADIIRDVEEADTKGLVENHIFVTQFFDKFDLRTTMLYICERHFQKLSGKSLFTGLRAITHFGRPDFNQFFDNLQEEYILLPSIGVFSCGPPGMTNGVDAACAATNRFEGPAFHHHFENF from the exons ATGCACATGGCCTTGGTCAAGGCTTGCCTCTTGGTGCTGGCTTGTGCCAGTGCTGCAATGGCTCAAGGCTACACTGGAGCACTGGACGACCTTTCGATTACATACACTTTGGAAGCCGATATTCAGATAGACAATGCTGCTGACCGACAAATGATTAATGAAAATATTCGCTTCAACGAGTCCATCTCTTCTCGTATATACTTTGAGTGGCAAGGCTATGATGGATGGTTCAACAACCCTGCTCATCCTGACTGGGGTGGTGCTG ACATGCCTATGGAGAGGAAGACTCCCACTGCCTACCCCGATGGCTCGTATCGGATTGTGGAAGAAAATTCAAGAGGAAACGTCATCCTAATTTCTAACATCACCCAGTATGGCTTGACTGGACAAGGCTCTCAGAGAAGAACTGCTTTCTTTACTTTTTTTG GTCAACAAGTGGTGGAGGAAATGCTTGATGCCCAGAGGCCTGGCTGTATTCCAGAGTACGAGGACATGAGGATCCCCAAGTGTCACCCACAATTTGATCCAGACTGCCGAACCGACCGCTACATTCCTTTTCTCAGGAACCGCTACGATTTCAGAACTGGCTACTCTCCCAACAATCCACGACAGCAACTGAATGAGATCACCCCTTGGATGGACGGAGGACTGGTATACGGGCCCTTCAAGGCTTGGACTGATGTCATCAGGAGATTCCAGGATGGTGACCTGGCCTTCATTGCATTCCCTAATAATACGGGAGAGACAGAAATTGCCAACCAATTTCCCTCAAGAAACGATGCTGGTCTCCCGCTGGCCAACCCTCCTCCCCCTGCTAACAACTCCCTCTTCCCCGTCAACAGATTCTGGA CCATTGGTAATCCTCGTGGAGATGAGAACCCCTTCCTCCTCACTATGGGCATTTTGTGGTTTCGTGTCCACCAGTACTGGGCCCAACAACTGAGGACTGTCGGCTACATGGCACATCCCGATGAGCCTGAGTTCGAAGAGGACGAGTGGCTCTTCAACAGAGCTCGTCAATTCACGATTGCCACCTACCAGCATGTTGTGTTGCACAACTGGCTGCCTCTCTTCATTCCAAGGATGTTTACTAATGGAACAATTCCAGACTATGATAAAACTCCTGGCTACAGTGCCTACGGTGGCTACAACCCTGCTATCAACCCTCAGATTGCTCATATCTTCCAGGCTGCTGCCATGAGGTGGGGCCACACCGTGGTGACCCCTGGAATCTGGAGAAGAGCTCTTAC GGAGGATCCTACCGAATGTCAATTTGGTCCGACCGTTTCTGACTCGTACGGATTTAGCAACTCTTTCTTGGCTCGCATTAACCCAACTCGAGAATGGAATAGATGGAGAGATCTAACCGAGTTAGTTGATGGTTTGCCTCCAACTGGTGCTACTGATGAGCAAGAGACACTCCGTAAATTCGTTGGTGATTCAGCAGAGGAAAATGCTACTTCATATACCGATGGACCTCTAGATCATTTCGCAATTCGTACATGCAATGGCTATTGGAACCCTCAAGTGACAGTCTCCAAGACCAATGTGGATCCCTTCTATCTTGGCATGACCTCCCAGAGAACAGAGAGAGAGGACACCATTATCACTGCCGATCTACGAGGAAATGTCTTTGGACCACTCGACTTCACCAGACGAGATTTAATGGCTGTGAACCTGCAGAGAGCCAGAGAGGAGGGTCTACCAGACTTCAACCAGGCCAGATTAGCATACGGACTTCCAAGAATCAACAGTTTCGAAGAACTCAATCCTCTGTATGGAGTTGATGATCTTGTTACCCGTGGAATCGAGGATCTTCGCGATGTATACAACAACGATATCGACAGGTGTGACATTTGGGCTTGTGCTCTGGCTGAAACAATTCCATCTGATTACGATAATGATGATTCTATTTTGCGGAACATGAGCGGCCCTGGAGAGCTGTTTTCCACTGTGCTGTTTGATCAGTTCATGAGAATTCGTCACGCTGACCGTTTCTGGTACGAAAACTGGGAGAGCAATGGAATTTTTACCGAAGCGGAGTACAACTCTATCAGACAGCTTGATGTTAGACAACTGATCATTTTAACCACTCATATTCGTAATGTTGATCTTGGACCCAACCCCTTTGAGATAACTAATGCTGTGTGTCCTCAGCCATTCCAGCTTAGCGAGCTCTACATGGACGATTGTACAAACCTTGAAAACTTCGATTATTACACTGGCTCTGACTATGAACTGCCTATTGTGTGGGCTTTTGTTTTCCTTGCTATTGGAATTATCATTCTGATCATGGTCTGTTTGGCTGCCTACAACCAGCACAGGAGGAACCAACTGTATGCCTCTGGAAGGAGCCGTGGCCAAAAGAAAGTCGAAGGAGATGAAGATGTTGTAGGACCAGATGGTGACATTCTCGTTGCCTGGGAGCTCCGAGCTGGACTTAAGGATGAAACACGACAAGTTAGCGTTAAATTTGGCCCCGGAAAGCGAATCAAGCTGTACAGTGAGGGTACTGTGTATAGAGAGATTGATCTGCGTAACCAGACTGAGGTGACCATCCAAAGACCATTTGATGACTACATGCACTTTGTTATCAAGATTGCCCACGAGTATGATGTTGTTATCCGTACCTTTTCTGCTCAAGATCGCACCACTTTTATTGACAAGATTGAAACAAAACTAAACGATTTTGGAATTGGACACACAATTGAAGAGCCCCAGAAGAAAATTATGCTTCAAAGTGTGTTTACCAAAAAGCAGAGGCAAGATCTTCTCGAGAACTTTTTCAAAGCTGTATTCCGTGAGGGTGGACAAACTTCTACTGTTGGAATTTCCGAAAGTCGTAATGATATCCTTGAATGTGAACTTACACGCGCCGAATTTGCTGATGCCATGTCTTTGAAATCTGACTCTCTCTTTGTTGAGCAAATGTTCCAACTGATTGACCAAGATGGCAATGGATTCGTCTCCTTCAGAGAATTCCTCGATATGATTGTGATTTTTGCCAAGGGCTCTCCTGAAGACAAAATCAAGCTCATGTTTGACATGTACGACATTGACCGAAGAGGTATTTTGGACAGAGCTAGTTTCAAGAAAATGTTGAAGGCTATGATGGAGTTGGTCAACACACAAGTTTCTGGTGAACAAATGGACACTCTAATTGAATCTATGTTTACGTCTGCTGGGTTCCAAAACAAACAAGAACTCACTCTAGAAGACTTCAACGTTCTCCTCCGTGACCACAAGGAGCAGCTCAGCAGTGCCCACCTCAATGTGTCTGGCTTTGACCTCCCTGAAGTGGAGATACAAAAGAAGAAACCGGAGGAAGCTTCAGAGGCTGTCCCATCCCGATACAG ATCTCGTGAGAATGCCACCGCTCGTGCTAGACGTACCATCATTAAGGCCTACGGTCGCACCACCAAGGGAGACCCACGTACCAAGGAGGCTGCTGCTACTGGGGAAGACACTGGATCTGAACCTACTTTCGATATTCCTGTGCAGAAAAGAGCCATGTCTCAAACCTGGTTGGGAAGACAACTTGCCATTATCATTCGCTACATCGAGAACTACAAGCTGCACATCTTCTACCTGTCTGTGTACTTCTGGGTAGTCGTTATGATCTTTGTCGAGAGAGGCCACTATTACGGTGTTGAGAGAGAGCACACTGGACTTAGGAGGATCGCTGGTCACGGTGTCACCATCACTCGAGGAGCTGCTTCAGGAATGATGTTCACCTACTCTATCCTGCTGCTCACCATGGCTCGTAACTTCATCACCTACTTCCGTGAGACCGTTTTCAACTACTACATTCCATTCGATTCTTACATCACATTCCACAAGATTGTGGCCCTAACAGCTTTGTTTTTCACATTCATGCATGCGATTGGTCACGGCTTCAACTTCTACCACATTACCACCCAAACTGCCAACGATCTGACTTGCATCTTTAGAGAGGTCTATCATCGCACCCACGTCCTGCCCAAGTTCTCCTACTGGGTGTTCCTTACTATGACAGGATTTGCTGGATTCTTTGCCACTGTGTTCACAATCATCATCTTTGTGTTTGCTACTCAGTACGCCAGACGCTACACCTTCCGTGCTTTTTGGATCACCCATCATTGGTATGTAATGTTCTACATCCTCACCTTCCTTCATGGCTCTGGACGTCTCGTCCAAGACCCTCTCTTTGGAAACTTCTTCTTGGGCCCAGGAATCATCTATGCCATTGACCTGCTCATCAGTGTTGGTCGCAGAAAGGCCGAGGTGGCTGTTGTTCGTGCTGAAATCTTGCCCTCTTTAGTGGTGGGTGTGTACTTCAAGAGGCCTCTGACATTCGACTACAAGGCTGGCCAGTGGCTGAAGGTTGCCAGTGCTGCATTGAACCCCGGAGAGTTCCACTCGTTCACCATCAGCTCCGCCCCTCATGAGGAATACCTCAGTCTCCACATCCGTGCCGTTGGACCTTGGACCTACAACTTCAGGGACCACTACAACCCTGCCAACCTTCGTGGGCAGCCCTATCCCAAGCTCTACCTCGATGGACCATTTGGAGAGGGTCACCAGGACTGGAACAGATTCGAAGTTGCCGTTCTCGTGGGTGGAGGAATTGGAGTGACACCTTTCGCCTCAATCCTGAAGGAACTTGTGCACAGATTCAACATTGGAGCTCGCGTCGAGTGCAAGAag GTATTTTTCATCTGGACAACTCGTACACAGAAGCAATACGAATGGTTTGCTGACATCATCCGTGATGTTGAGGAAGCTGACACCAAAGGACTTGTGGAGAACCACATCTTTGTCACCCAGTTCTTTGATAAATTTGACCTCCGTACCACTATGTTG TACATCTGTGAGCGTCACTTCCAGAAGCTGTCTGGCAAGAGTTTGTTCACTGGTCTGCGAGCCATCACTCATTTCGGGCGTCCTGACTTCAACCAGTTCTTTGACAACCTCCAGGAAGAGTACATCCTCCTGCCCAGTATTGGAGTTTTCTCCTGCGGCCCCCCAGGGATGACCAACGGAGTGGACGCTGCCTGTGCTGCCACCAATAGGTTTGAGGGACCTGCCTTCCATCACCACTTTGAAAACTTCTAA
- the LOC135349950 gene encoding dual oxidase maturation factor 1-like yields the protein MGNAFRLQPGPALYPPNATPFLNDVEEVGIGVAFCIIAFSFILIIPGIRGWERLYSTIRVFVALWIGCSILVCSYGYTWHTADICVRTQYKGYIFPPNTPQEIEAAVGLHIGLRGFNVTLYELPYSICNGSDVDVNNYMNNRPFPEEVINYNNEFGWNNPWAQGRVGFGIFASEVSQEFRAAEFRGLPYPILWIAEYFTLDGEQIRWFRKFRQAGWYAHILLWLAFATYLVSMILFIFVISTGALFMLYSGLFMVFASFAYSIIIINDPQFSIPFADIEGRRVNLETHFGWAWILNLCTGCATVVLATLVLVLNFFLPREIATFFHHTIVEEDEFFQIDEEEEGEKGADFGVSTRRGGTTRGRTVRRGVSKYRQTTRKARSTIRSTRGGSQRLNDEIQLQEVPAAAQS from the exons ATGGGAAATGCTTTTCGTCTCCAACCAGGGCCTGCTCTGTACCCGCCCAATGCTACCCCCTTCTTGAATGACGTAGAGGAAGTCGGTATCGGGGTTGCCTTCTGCATCATCGCCTTCTCCTTCATTCTCATCATCCCTGGTATAAGAGGATGGGAG CGTCTTTATTCTACCATTCGAGTCTTTGTTGCCCTCTGGATTGGATGTTCTATCCTTGTTTGCAGCTATGGTTACACCTGGCACACTGCTGATATCTGTGTCCGCACTCAGTACAAAGGATACATCTTCCCTCCCAACACTCCTCAAGAGATCGAGGCTGCTGTGGGTCTTCATATTGGTCTCCGTGGATTCAACGTCACCCTCTATGAGCTCCCCTATTCGATCTGCAATGGGTCTGACGTAGATGTAAACAATTACATGAACAATCGACCTTTTCCTGAAGAGGTTATCAATTACAACAATGAATTTGGTTGGAACAACCCGTGGGCTCAGGGTCGAGTCGGTTTTGGGATatttgctagtgaagtgagtCAAGAGTTTCGTGCAGCTGAGTTTCGTGGTTTACCCTATCCCATCCTCTGGATTGCTGAGTACTTCACTCTTGACGGGGAGCAGATCCGTTGGTTCAGAAAGTTCCGACAGGCAGGCTGGTATGCCCACATTCTTTTATG GCTTGCATTTGCCACTTACCTCGTCTCGATGATTCTGTTTATCTTTGTGATATCCACTGGTGCCTTGTTTATGCTCTACTCTGGCTTGTTCATGGTATTTGCATCCTTTGCCTACTCGATCATCATCATAAACGATCCGCAATTTAGTATCCCTTTTGCCGACATTGAAGGGAGAAGGGTTAACTTGGAGACACACTTTGGCTGGGCTTGGATCCTTAACCTTTGTACTGGATGTGCAACTGTTGTCCTAGCTACTCTTGTGTTAGTCCTGAACTTCTTCCTCCCCCGTGAGATAGCCACCTTCTTCCATCACACCATTGTCGAGGAGGATGAGTTCTTCCAG ATTGACGAGGAAGAGGAAGGAGAGAAAGGAGCTGATTTCGGAGTTTCTACTCGCCGTGGAGGGACCACCCGAGGCCGTACAGTACGTAGGGGAGTGTCCAAATATCGTCAGACCACCCGCAAGGCTCGCAGCACTATTCGTTCCACTCGTGGAGGCTCTCAACGTCTCAACGATGAGATCCAGTTGCAGGAGGTGCCAGCAGCTGCTCAGTCTTAA
- the LOC135349796 gene encoding small ribosomal subunit protein bS1m-like, with product MASFAVTCRFSALRTLLQPSITLKKTYLLPITWLTQRSTPLTKNLFSSGVENDQTSHQSFAYLFESSKFARILNPVDKKVEGEVMAVIGDKLYIDFGCKFHAVVRRPEENAESFVEGAKVVVLVKDLEMSMHPLGSSKDLSLLEAEAELCGLADTI from the coding sequence ATGGCATCATTTGCTGTTACCTGTCGTTTCTCAGCTCTGAGGACTCTCCTTCAACCATCTATAACACTTAAAAAGACCTACCTCCTTCCTATAACATGGCTGACTCAAAGGAGCACTCCACTGACGAAGAATCTCTTCTCTTCTGGAGTAGAAAATGATCAGACAAGCCACCAATCATTTGCATATCTGTTTGAGAGCTCGAAATTTGCTCGTATTCTGAATCCTGTTGACAAGAAAGTAGAAGGAGAAGTGATGGCTGTGATTGGAGACAAACTGTATATTGATTTTGGCTGCAAGTTCCATGCTGTTGTGCGTCGGCCCGAGGAGAACGCAGAAAGCTTTGTTGAGGGTGCTAAAGTGGTGGTACTCGTGAAGGACCTGGAGATGTCTATGCATCCACTGGGCAGCAGCAAGGACTTGTCTCTGTTAGAAGCAGAAGCTGAACTGTGTGGTTTAGCTGATACAATATAG